The Pyrenophora tritici-repentis strain M4 chromosome 3, whole genome shotgun sequence genome has a window encoding:
- a CDS encoding Na+-dependent transporter SNF family, giving the protein MAAFKRILLKLLPEAKKGEDGRDMFSNRIQFVLCAMGGAVGLGNLLRFPSVVYNNYGLQFFIPYFIALFFVALPILVLEISLGTVYRGGPVLAWHSVNKRAKGIGLSVVFNGYVVVTYYVPLLAWIMKYFSRSFQSPLPWKGQDLSEYFAQVIVANVDPASTGSFNPDGSVAEYTKWVGTGMLGETAGWAIFTWFVTWLCVFRGVGMTGRVIYVTMGLPLVLIIILIGRSCSLPNAGDGIKLYFATWRTSALQSPQIWQAAFGQIFFSIGVGFGYFTSWASYCTQHSNAVQDALIIGFSNSAVEIIAAFSVFGVIGYLGIDPSEGRALGTFVTGFITYPEALAQMPGAPFFAVIFFFTLFLLGLTSAFSLLEVMTTLIMDTDWGRKIPRWAVCTIVTIVSALISLIYCTEFGLQALDAVDTYVNDVALFFTVWCECFAATSFYRCRDVAHQVGWPGFLTYTIGFAVAQGLGIRVAYGSTPGIGAGVGFAFFAASTFVSLFMAKTPAIPAPRFWGNRKFLSRFWWVAFYPGNQLTRDLNVVIGVGKNWSIPYFWAAIMKYISGPILAIVLSFAYPKFTKTHMYDPIMIYGFSITHLVVPTIVLGILMPPWFNWIIPSEKIALGEKPVAPMETIDNSNEIFRLGSEESGSTPGGMMMGREGVVREKTG; this is encoded by the exons ATGGCGGCCTTTAAAAGAATCCTCTTGAAGCTCTTGCCCGAGGCGAAAAAAGGTGAAGATGGACGCGACATGTTCTCCAACCGCATCCAATTCGTCCTCTGCGCCATGGGCGGCGCCGTCGGTCTAGGAAACTTGCTCCGTTTCCCCTCCGTCGTATACAACAACTACGGTCTTCAGTTTTTCATCCCCTACTTCATCgccctcttcttcgtcgcGCTTCCCATCTTGGTATTGGAAATCTCACTAGGCACCGTGTACCGCGGCGGTCCTGTGCTAGCGTGGCATAGTGTTAATAAACGGGCGAAAGGAATTGGACTTTCGGTTGTTTTCAATGGT TATGTTGTCGTGACTTACTACGTCCCCCTCCTAGCATGGATCATGAAATACTTCTCCCGCTCCTTTCAAAGCCCGCTTCCGTGGAAAGGTCAAGATCTCAGCGAATACTTCGCGCAAGTCATCGTCGCAAACGTCGATCCTGCGTCTACCGGTAGCTTCAACCCCGATGGTAGCGTCGCGGAATACACGAAATGGGTCGGCACCGGTATGCTAGGCGAGACGGCCGGGTGGGCAATCTTCACCTGGTTCGTTACTTGGCTGTGCGTTTTTCGCGGCGTGGGTATGACGGGTCGCGTCATCTATGTTACCATGGGCTTGCCGCTTGTTCTCATCATCATTCTGATTGGGAGGAGTTGCTCGCTGCCGAATGCGGGCGATGGGATCAAATTGTACTTTGCGACATGGAGGACGAGTGCGCTGCAGAGTCCACAAATTTGGCAGGCGGCTTTTGGCCAGATTTTCTTCTCGATTGGTGTAGGGTTTGG CTACTTTACCTCCTGGGCTTCATACTGCACTCAGCACTCCAACGCGGTTCAAGACGCCCTCATCATCGGCTTCAGCAATTCTGCTGTCGAAATTATCGCCGCCTTCAGCGTCTTTGGCGTAATCGGCTACCTAGGCATCGACCCCTCCGAGGGTAGAGCTCTCGGCACCTTTGTAACAGGCTTTATCACGTATCCGGAAGCCCTCGCCCAAATGCCCGGCGCCCCTTTCTTCGCcgtcatcttcttcttcactctCTTCCTGCTCGGTCTCACATCTGCGTTTTCCCTTCTTGAGGTCATGACAACACTTATCATGGACACGGATTGGGGCAGGAAAATTCCCCGATGGGCGGTCTGCACTATTGTGACGATCGTTTCTGCCCTTATCTCCCTGATTTACTGCACCGAATTTGGACTACAGGCTCTTGATGCGGTTGACACATACGTCAATGATGTCGCCCTCTTCTTCACGGTGTGGTGCGAGTGCTTCGCTGCTACGTCATTTTACCGCTGCCGCGATGTAGCACATCAAGTCGGTTGGCCGGGCTTCCTGACATACACGATTGGTTTTGCGGTCGCTCAGGGCCTGGGCATCCGTGTTGCGTATGGTTCCACGCCCGGAATTGGTGCTGGTGTTGGTTTTGCCTTTTTCGCAGCAAGCACTTTTGTGAGTCTGTTTATGGCAAAGACGCCAGCAATTCCGGCGCCAAGGTTCTGGGGAAACAGAAAGTTTTTAAGTCGGTTCTG GTGGGTTGCTTTCTACCCCGGAAACCAACTTACCCGCGATCTCAATGTTGTCATCGGCGTGGGTAAGAACTGGAGTATCCCTTACTTCTGGGCTGCTATCATGAAG TATATCTCCGGCCCTATTCTCGCAATCGTTCTCTCTTTCGCTTATCCCAAATTCACAAAAACTCACATGTACGACCCCATTATGATCTATGGCTTCAGCATCACCCATCTAGTGGTCCCTACAATCGTGCTTGGTATCCTTATGCCGCCATGGTTCAACTGGATTATTCCATCTGAGAAGATTGCGCTGGGCGAGAAACCAGTGGCGCCGATGGAGACGATTGATAATTCGAATGAGATTTTCAGGTTAGGCAGTGAGGAGAGTGGAAGTACCCCGGGGGGCATGATGATGGGGAGAGAGGGTGTGGTTAGGGAGAAGACGGGGTAG